Proteins encoded together in one Bacteroidales bacterium window:
- a CDS encoding integration host factor subunit beta: MTKADIVNEISKKTGIEKVTVQKTVEAFMETVKESLVSNQNVYLRGFGSFIVKKRAQKKARNISKNTTIVIPEHYIPAFRPSKKFVSKVKENVKA; encoded by the coding sequence ATGACAAAAGCAGATATTGTAAACGAAATTTCAAAGAAGACTGGTATTGAAAAGGTAACTGTTCAAAAAACAGTTGAAGCGTTCATGGAAACAGTTAAAGAGTCTCTGGTCAGCAATCAAAATGTGTATCTGAGAGGCTTTGGTAGTTTTATCGTTAAAAAGCGGGCTCAGAAAAAAGCCAGGAATATTTCAAAGAATACCACCATTGTTATTCCTGAGCATTATATTCCTGCTTTCCGACCTTCTAAAAAGTTTGTCAGTAAGGTAAAAGAAAACGTTAAAGCATAG
- a CDS encoding Rne/Rng family ribonuclease produces the protein MSSELIIDVTSKEIVIALLENKQLVELNKERRNPKFAVGDIYLGKVKRIIPGLNAAFVDVGYSRDAFLHYLDLGPQFRSLDKYLKTSFSRKNKVPPLQRMKMEPDIDKNGKISNVLSSGQTILVQIAKEPISTKGPRLTSEISIAGRNLVLIPFSDKISISQKIASSDERKRLKRLIKSIKPKNYGVIIRTVAEGKKVATLDRELKGLVKKWEAAFSQLSTATVPKLVLSELDRTSALLRDLLNVSFSNIYVNDPTFYHEIKEYIGTIAPEKKGIVKLYDGPNPIFDQFGVSKQIKALFGRTVSFKNGAYLIIEHTEALHTIDVNSGNRSKLGEDQETNALKVNLAAAKEIARQLRLRDIGGIIVVDFIDMNKQEHKQKLYETMKEEMKADRTKHSILPLTKFGLLQITRQRVRPEMNIQTVEKCPTCKGSGETRPAILLVDEIENYLKFLVRDLGYRRLTLKTHPYITGYLKYGFPSIRWKWQLRYKIWLRIKGSDAYDFLHYNFFSSSKEPIKEN, from the coding sequence GTGAGTTCAGAGTTAATTATTGATGTTACTTCCAAGGAGATCGTAATAGCACTGCTCGAGAATAAACAATTAGTTGAATTAAATAAAGAAAGACGAAATCCCAAATTTGCAGTAGGAGATATTTATCTGGGTAAGGTCAAACGAATTATTCCCGGGCTTAATGCTGCATTTGTGGACGTTGGTTATTCCCGGGATGCTTTTCTGCATTATTTGGATTTGGGACCTCAGTTCCGGTCACTGGATAAGTATCTTAAAACTTCATTTTCCAGGAAGAATAAAGTTCCGCCCTTGCAACGGATGAAAATGGAGCCTGATATTGACAAAAATGGCAAAATTTCAAATGTGCTCTCTTCGGGACAGACTATCCTGGTTCAGATTGCCAAAGAGCCCATATCTACAAAAGGGCCGAGATTAACGTCAGAAATCTCTATTGCAGGCCGTAACCTGGTGTTAATACCTTTTTCTGATAAGATATCCATTTCTCAGAAGATCGCTTCTTCAGACGAACGGAAGCGTTTAAAGCGCTTGATTAAAAGCATCAAACCCAAAAATTACGGGGTGATCATTCGTACCGTCGCTGAAGGGAAAAAAGTAGCTACACTCGACAGGGAGCTCAAGGGTCTTGTGAAAAAATGGGAGGCGGCTTTTTCTCAACTCAGTACTGCTACCGTGCCCAAACTGGTTTTGAGTGAACTTGACCGAACTTCTGCCTTATTGAGGGATCTTTTAAATGTCTCCTTCTCAAATATTTATGTCAATGATCCTACGTTTTATCATGAGATTAAGGAATATATCGGTACCATCGCTCCGGAAAAAAAGGGAATTGTCAAACTTTACGACGGTCCCAACCCCATATTTGATCAATTTGGGGTTTCCAAGCAGATCAAGGCTTTGTTTGGCCGTACCGTTTCTTTCAAAAATGGAGCTTATCTGATTATTGAACATACCGAAGCATTGCATACCATCGATGTAAACAGCGGCAATCGCTCCAAGCTTGGCGAAGATCAGGAAACCAACGCACTTAAGGTTAATCTGGCTGCTGCTAAAGAAATTGCCAGGCAGCTTCGGCTAAGGGATATAGGTGGCATTATTGTGGTCGACTTCATCGATATGAATAAACAGGAGCACAAGCAGAAACTTTATGAAACGATGAAAGAGGAGATGAAGGCCGACAGGACCAAACACAGTATTCTGCCCCTTACGAAATTTGGGCTCTTGCAGATTACGCGCCAGAGAGTACGGCCCGAAATGAACATTCAAACCGTTGAAAAATGCCCAACCTGCAAAGGAAGTGGAGAAACTCGTCCGGCTATTTTGTTGGTAGATGAAATTGAGAATTATTTGAAATTCCTTGTGAGAGATCTTGGGTATAGACGATTAACCCTTAAAACCCATCCCTATATTACCGGATATCTGAAGTATGGATTCCCTTCCATTAGATGGAAATGGCAGTTAAGATACAAGATTTGGCTCAGGATTAAAGGCTCAGATGCTTACGACTTCCTTCATTACAACTTTTTTTCCAGTAGTAAAGAGCCGATAAAGGAGAATTAA
- a CDS encoding thioredoxin family protein has product MKRILFTLLISLLAIPTPAQVVNPVEWEYEVQREDNNTALLIFKADIDSEWHLYSQNFPEGGPIRTSFNFDESPHFKLVGETQESPEPESEVDELFGVQVKYFSDEATFTQRIELQTQDPFEINGNIEYQVCQDEKCVYFNPDFTFKVPGSEQASQQPEEQPVQESSESSETETVSEQAEAKPSDTTQTTGTGITDDIVEADDDSAKPDEKTVSQPAESQVSSQGLGSDRSLLGFFLLSLVFGLAGILTPCVFPMIPMTVSFFMQESKSRFSGVIKALIFGLSIIILYTSVGIIVSLTSAGADFTSVLGTHWIPNLIFFLLFLTFAASFFGLFEIVLPSGLANKADKQVDKGGFLASFFMALTLVIVSFSCTGPIVGALLVKAVGGNVVEPTVGMFGFALGFGLPFTMLAIFPGWLKNLPKSGGWMNAIKVVFAFIILAFAFKFLSNIDQNYHLGIISRDLYLSIWIAIFGLLGLYLLGKIKLPNDSDMKNISVFRLLLAIASFSFAIYLVPGLFGANLSSISGLLPPASAQKFDMTSVASATGSSADASETMCEDPKYADFLNLPYNIKGYFQYEQGMECAENLNKPALIYFTGHSCSNCKKMQAEVWPDPAVRKRLNEDYVLIALYVDDRKTLPQSEWMEAEYDGKVKKTLGRKNMAIAIDRFGVNTQPYYRVLTPEGKPVGESFDYTTKPQEFTEWLDQGLKKFKENK; this is encoded by the coding sequence ATGAAACGTATACTATTCACCCTGCTGATTTCTTTATTGGCAATACCTACACCAGCCCAGGTGGTCAACCCGGTCGAGTGGGAATATGAGGTGCAAAGGGAGGACAACAATACCGCTTTGTTAATATTCAAAGCGGATATCGATTCCGAGTGGCATTTATATTCCCAGAATTTCCCTGAGGGAGGTCCCATCCGGACATCTTTTAACTTTGATGAATCTCCCCACTTTAAATTGGTGGGGGAAACACAGGAAAGTCCCGAACCGGAGTCGGAAGTCGATGAGTTGTTTGGAGTTCAGGTTAAATACTTTAGTGATGAAGCTACGTTTACACAAAGAATTGAACTTCAGACTCAGGACCCGTTTGAGATTAACGGAAATATTGAATATCAGGTTTGCCAGGATGAGAAATGTGTGTACTTTAATCCTGATTTTACGTTCAAAGTACCTGGCAGTGAGCAGGCTTCTCAGCAACCGGAAGAACAGCCGGTTCAGGAATCTTCAGAATCTTCAGAAACTGAAACCGTAAGTGAACAGGCTGAGGCAAAACCGTCTGATACCACTCAAACAACGGGAACAGGGATAACAGACGATATAGTAGAAGCAGATGACGATTCGGCGAAACCGGATGAAAAAACCGTATCCCAACCTGCAGAAAGCCAGGTGAGCTCTCAGGGTCTGGGCAGTGACAGATCCTTATTGGGTTTCTTTTTGCTTTCGTTAGTATTCGGACTGGCAGGTATTCTTACGCCTTGTGTTTTTCCTATGATTCCCATGACGGTTTCCTTTTTTATGCAGGAATCAAAAAGCAGGTTTAGCGGGGTAATTAAGGCTTTAATCTTCGGATTATCCATCATTATTCTTTACACAAGTGTAGGAATTATCGTGTCCCTGACCAGTGCCGGCGCAGATTTTACCTCTGTACTTGGAACCCACTGGATTCCCAACCTGATATTCTTTTTGTTATTCCTTACTTTTGCAGCTTCTTTCTTCGGTTTGTTTGAAATTGTGTTGCCTTCCGGACTGGCAAATAAAGCAGATAAACAAGTTGATAAAGGAGGATTTCTGGCTTCCTTTTTTATGGCTTTAACCCTGGTGATTGTTTCTTTTTCCTGTACAGGACCAATAGTGGGTGCCCTTCTTGTTAAAGCTGTAGGTGGAAATGTAGTAGAGCCTACCGTTGGTATGTTCGGATTTGCACTGGGTTTTGGCTTGCCTTTCACTATGCTGGCCATTTTTCCCGGGTGGCTCAAAAATTTGCCCAAATCCGGCGGTTGGATGAATGCTATAAAAGTCGTATTCGCCTTCATTATTTTGGCATTTGCATTTAAATTTCTTTCTAATATTGATCAGAATTATCACCTGGGCATCATAAGCAGAGATCTTTACTTATCTATATGGATTGCCATTTTCGGCCTGTTGGGGCTCTATCTGCTTGGAAAAATCAAACTGCCCAATGACAGCGATATGAAGAATATTTCCGTTTTCAGGCTTTTATTAGCCATCGCATCATTTTCATTCGCCATTTATTTGGTCCCCGGTTTGTTTGGAGCAAATTTAAGCTCTATTTCTGGATTATTGCCCCCGGCCTCAGCACAGAAATTTGACATGACATCAGTGGCTTCAGCTACCGGTTCTTCCGCAGATGCCAGTGAAACCATGTGTGAAGATCCTAAATACGCAGATTTTCTTAATCTGCCCTATAACATCAAGGGTTATTTTCAATATGAGCAGGGAATGGAATGTGCAGAAAATCTTAATAAGCCTGCATTGATTTACTTTACCGGTCATTCTTGCAGCAATTGCAAAAAAATGCAGGCTGAAGTATGGCCTGATCCGGCTGTGAGAAAAAGGCTTAATGAGGATTATGTATTGATCGCCCTTTATGTTGATGACAGAAAAACACTGCCCCAATCCGAGTGGATGGAAGCAGAGTATGACGGAAAAGTCAAAAAGACACTGGGAAGGAAAAATATGGCCATTGCGATTGACCGTTTTGGAGTGAATACCCAGCCTTATTACCGAGTGCTGACACCGGAAGGCAAACCTGTGGGAGAATCCTTTGATTATACTACAAAACCCCAGGAATTTACCGAATGGCTGGATCAGGGGTTGAAGAAGTTTAAAGAAAATAAATAA
- a CDS encoding penicillin acylase family protein: MRIFRRILVIFAIALVLAIIAGGLYVHKIAHRALPDYNDDIEIEGVEQEVEVYRDSLAIPHIYAQTEKDLYTAVGYLMAQDRLWQMDLLRRVTQGRLSEIFGEQMVENDHLMRSLRIPQKSKKVLARSDEKIRTALQAFSSGVNEYINTHSGQLPPEFAILGYKPEKWKPIHTVNLIGYMAWDLTPAWESEIILHKIAKEVTREKYELLIPKTEEQRTRVYPGYSSADEDYEGLSRLIHLNGELENMGLKIFTGSNNWAVSAAKSKTEKPLLANDMHLGLFSPGIWYQMHQVVEGKMDVSGVALPGQPMIISGHNDSIAWGMTNVMLDDMDFYRETINPEDSCEYLFNGKWRKLKVKEETIEVKGGDPVKKTIRYTHRGPVVSGFKEVDEETISMRWVGNEYSNELRSVYYLNRASNWTEFKDALRTFSSISQNIAYADVQGNIGLYCCAGVPVRDSSGPGIYPGETDQYDWKGLVPFGDLPHIYNPDKGFVASANNKTVGSEYPHHFSHWFDLAPRINRIEQQLQSRKKLSVRDFMEIQTDYHSLMVPQYKEEILKHARNINEASGELEEAIELLDKWNGHYSKNSAGAAIFEQFYITFVKNLIKDELGEALYKEYITSKILVRNLMKNIWNNQDSQWCDDVNTQDIKESFGQIVQKSFQESIKKLTEELGDTPGDWRWGEIHPLMLKHPVGGEVPVLDLVFNMNRGPFETGGSFHTVCVYSYPFTDVFNTNHGASHRHVYSIADWNRSRTVIPTGTSGIPASFHYCDQTNTYINREYYRELFSKEKVRSNARYHMTIKGK; encoded by the coding sequence ATGAGAATATTCCGCCGAATTTTAGTCATTTTTGCCATTGCTCTGGTACTTGCAATTATTGCCGGAGGCCTCTACGTTCATAAAATTGCCCACAGGGCCCTTCCTGATTATAATGATGATATAGAAATAGAAGGTGTTGAGCAGGAGGTAGAGGTTTACAGGGACAGCCTGGCCATCCCCCATATTTATGCGCAGACGGAAAAAGATCTGTACACTGCCGTTGGCTATCTGATGGCCCAGGATCGCCTCTGGCAGATGGACTTGTTGCGCCGTGTAACACAGGGAAGGCTTTCTGAAATTTTCGGAGAACAAATGGTGGAGAACGACCACCTGATGCGATCCCTTCGAATTCCCCAAAAATCAAAGAAGGTATTGGCGCGATCCGATGAGAAAATTCGTACTGCTTTACAGGCCTTTTCCAGTGGGGTAAATGAATATATAAACACCCATTCCGGTCAGCTCCCTCCGGAGTTTGCCATTCTTGGCTATAAACCGGAGAAATGGAAGCCAATCCATACGGTAAATCTCATTGGTTATATGGCATGGGACTTAACTCCTGCCTGGGAGTCGGAAATTATACTGCATAAGATAGCCAAAGAGGTAACCAGGGAGAAGTATGAGCTTTTGATTCCCAAAACTGAAGAACAGAGAACCCGTGTGTACCCCGGGTATAGTAGTGCAGATGAGGATTATGAGGGATTGAGCAGGCTTATACATTTAAATGGCGAGCTGGAAAATATGGGGCTTAAAATATTCACAGGCAGCAACAACTGGGCGGTGTCTGCCGCAAAAAGTAAAACCGAAAAGCCTTTGCTGGCCAATGATATGCACTTGGGTTTGTTTTCTCCCGGTATCTGGTATCAGATGCATCAAGTGGTGGAAGGCAAGATGGATGTTTCCGGCGTAGCCCTTCCCGGACAACCCATGATTATTTCCGGGCATAATGATTCCATTGCATGGGGAATGACCAATGTGATGCTTGATGATATGGATTTTTACAGGGAAACCATCAATCCTGAAGATTCCTGTGAATACTTATTCAATGGAAAATGGAGAAAACTAAAAGTTAAGGAAGAAACGATTGAAGTTAAGGGCGGCGATCCCGTGAAAAAAACGATCCGATATACCCACCGAGGACCGGTTGTTTCCGGATTTAAGGAAGTGGATGAAGAAACCATCTCTATGCGGTGGGTAGGCAATGAATACAGCAATGAGCTCCGTTCAGTCTATTATCTCAATCGCGCATCCAACTGGACTGAGTTTAAAGACGCCCTTCGAACTTTTAGCTCCATCAGTCAGAATATAGCGTATGCTGATGTACAGGGAAATATAGGTCTGTATTGCTGTGCCGGGGTACCGGTGAGAGACTCTTCCGGGCCTGGAATTTATCCCGGTGAAACAGATCAATACGATTGGAAGGGATTGGTGCCCTTCGGGGATCTTCCCCATATCTACAATCCTGATAAGGGTTTTGTCGCATCTGCCAATAATAAAACGGTGGGTTCGGAATATCCCCATCATTTTAGTCATTGGTTTGATCTTGCCCCACGCATCAATCGTATAGAACAACAACTTCAATCCCGAAAGAAATTATCGGTGCGGGATTTTATGGAGATCCAGACCGATTATCATTCATTGATGGTGCCCCAATATAAAGAGGAAATTCTGAAACATGCCAGGAATATAAACGAAGCATCCGGCGAGTTGGAAGAGGCCATTGAATTATTAGACAAATGGAACGGACACTATTCCAAAAACAGTGCCGGCGCTGCAATTTTTGAACAGTTTTATATTACTTTCGTGAAGAACCTTATTAAGGATGAGTTGGGTGAAGCGCTCTATAAAGAATATATAACAAGTAAAATTCTTGTAAGGAATCTCATGAAGAATATTTGGAACAATCAGGATTCCCAATGGTGTGATGATGTGAACACCCAGGATATTAAAGAATCCTTTGGTCAAATTGTTCAAAAAAGCTTTCAGGAATCTATAAAAAAGCTTACAGAGGAATTGGGAGACACCCCCGGTGATTGGAGGTGGGGTGAGATTCATCCGTTAATGCTTAAGCATCCTGTAGGCGGAGAAGTACCTGTTCTGGATTTGGTATTCAACATGAACCGCGGTCCTTTTGAAACAGGTGGCAGCTTTCATACAGTTTGTGTTTACAGTTATCCTTTTACCGATGTATTCAATACCAATCATGGGGCTTCTCACCGGCATGTATATTCCATTGCCGACTGGAACCGCTCCCGTACGGTTATACCAACAGGTACGTCAGGGATACCTGCAAGTTTCCATTACTGTGATCAAACCAATACCTATATTAACCGGGAATATTATCGGGAACTTTTCAGTAAGGAAAAAGTGAGGAGCAATGCCCGGTATCACATGACGATAAAGGGGAAGTGA
- a CDS encoding OsmC family protein — METYKTTYFGGLRTEIVHERNGERITTDAPVDNKGKGEYYSPTDMVSSALCSCIFTIMGIKAKENGFSIEGATATTNKVMRDDPRRIKEIQIEYDFTNHDLTDEQKDLLRELVHASPVPRSLSPEIEQNITLKFKD, encoded by the coding sequence ATGGAAACTTATAAAACAACTTATTTCGGAGGTTTGAGAACGGAGATTGTTCATGAAAGAAATGGGGAGCGGATTACCACGGACGCACCGGTTGATAACAAAGGCAAAGGGGAGTATTATTCTCCCACGGACATGGTTTCTTCCGCCCTTTGCAGTTGCATTTTTACGATCATGGGAATTAAAGCCAAAGAAAATGGTTTTAGCATTGAGGGTGCCACGGCAACGACCAATAAGGTGATGCGCGATGATCCCCGCCGGATCAAAGAAATACAAATAGAATATGACTTTACGAACCACGACCTGACCGATGAACAAAAGGACCTGTTAAGGGAGCTTGTTCATGCCAGTCCGGTACCCCGTAGCCTGAGTCCCGAGATTGAGCAGAACATTACGCTTAAATTTAAGGATTGA
- the fabD gene encoding ACP S-malonyltransferase: protein MKAYVFPGQGAQYSGMGKDLYENSSIGKELFEKANEILGFKITDVMFEGTDEELKQTEVTQPAIFLHSVILAKTLDNFQPDMVAGHSLGEFSALVANGALSFEDGLRLVSKRASAMQKACEAEPSTMAAIMGLKDETVEEVCNQIDEVLVPANYNSPGQVVISGSLQGIDQAVDKLQEEGAKKAIKLKVGGAFHSPLMEPAKKELETAINETNFNKPLCPVYQNATASPSDEPEVIKENLVKQLTSPVKWTQTVKKMIQDGAESFTEVGPGKVLQGLIKKVDRRIPTQSA from the coding sequence ATGAAAGCATACGTATTTCCGGGCCAGGGAGCCCAATATTCAGGAATGGGCAAAGACCTTTATGAAAACAGTAGTATAGGAAAGGAGCTTTTTGAAAAAGCCAACGAAATCCTCGGCTTCAAAATTACGGATGTTATGTTTGAAGGCACCGATGAAGAGCTCAAGCAAACCGAAGTAACCCAGCCGGCAATCTTCCTGCATTCGGTTATCCTGGCCAAAACACTGGATAACTTCCAGCCCGATATGGTAGCAGGCCATTCACTGGGTGAATTTTCAGCACTGGTTGCCAATGGAGCACTTTCTTTTGAAGACGGACTGCGGTTGGTATCCAAACGGGCATCCGCTATGCAAAAAGCCTGTGAAGCAGAACCCTCAACTATGGCTGCCATTATGGGCCTGAAGGATGAAACGGTAGAAGAAGTTTGTAATCAAATTGACGAGGTTTTGGTTCCGGCCAATTACAACAGCCCCGGACAAGTAGTCATTTCCGGCTCCCTTCAAGGTATTGATCAGGCTGTTGACAAATTACAGGAAGAGGGAGCCAAAAAAGCCATAAAATTAAAAGTTGGAGGTGCTTTTCATTCTCCGTTGATGGAACCCGCCAAGAAAGAATTAGAAACAGCCATCAATGAAACAAACTTCAATAAACCGTTATGCCCTGTATATCAGAATGCTACTGCTTCTCCCTCGGATGAACCGGAGGTTATCAAGGAAAACCTGGTCAAACAGCTTACTTCACCTGTAAAATGGACACAAACCGTAAAAAAAATGATTCAGGACGGAGCAGAATCGTTTACGGAAGTGGGACCCGGAAAGGTGTTGCAGGGGCTGATTAAGAAAGTTGATCGCAGGATACCCACACAAAGTGCTTAA
- the folE gene encoding GTP cyclohydrolase I FolE, with protein MEIVNNGFGSVNNSGYSLIENWDDEKTQKLAEHYKEILKLLGENPEREGLVDTPVRVAKAMQFLNKGQNIDPREIIRSAKFQEDYQEMVIVKDIELYSMCEHHMIPFYGKAHVAYIPEKYITGLSKIAHVVEAFARRLQLQERLTMQIRDCIQETLMPQGVAVVIEAHHMCMQMRGVQKQNSVTTTSAFTGIFLKDTKTREEFTHIIGSELH; from the coding sequence ATGGAAATCGTTAACAATGGTTTTGGATCAGTAAACAATAGTGGTTACTCCCTTATTGAGAATTGGGATGATGAAAAAACCCAAAAACTTGCCGAACATTATAAAGAAATTTTAAAGTTGCTGGGAGAAAACCCTGAGCGGGAAGGATTGGTTGATACCCCCGTACGCGTAGCAAAAGCCATGCAATTCCTCAATAAGGGTCAGAATATTGATCCGCGGGAAATCATAAGATCGGCAAAATTTCAGGAAGATTATCAGGAGATGGTCATTGTAAAAGACATAGAACTTTATTCCATGTGTGAGCACCATATGATCCCATTTTATGGAAAAGCACATGTAGCCTATATTCCTGAAAAATACATCACCGGCCTGAGTAAAATAGCTCATGTAGTGGAAGCTTTTGCAAGAAGGTTGCAGTTACAGGAAAGACTTACCATGCAGATAAGGGACTGCATCCAGGAAACTTTGATGCCACAAGGGGTAGCCGTGGTCATTGAGGCGCATCATATGTGTATGCAAATGCGGGGAGTGCAAAAACAAAATTCGGTCACCACGACCTCTGCATTCACAGGTATTTTCCTGAAAGACACCAAAACCAGGGAAGAATTCACCCATATCATTGGTTCCGAATTACATTAA
- a CDS encoding 6-carboxytetrahydropterin synthase, whose product MEALVTRRERFSAAHRLFRKEWDDETNKQVFGLCSNPNWHGHNYELFVTVKGEINPETGFVVNIKELSKIIREYVIDKIDHKNMNTEVDFMTGWMASTENLAVAIWKELKDPVNRLGINLHCIKVKETENNFVEYYGK is encoded by the coding sequence ATGGAAGCTCTGGTTACCCGACGAGAACGATTCAGTGCAGCACATCGCCTTTTTCGCAAAGAATGGGACGATGAAACCAACAAACAAGTATTCGGTCTTTGTTCCAATCCCAACTGGCACGGCCACAATTATGAACTTTTTGTAACGGTTAAGGGAGAAATCAACCCTGAAACCGGTTTTGTAGTGAATATCAAAGAGCTGAGCAAAATCATCAGGGAATATGTAATCGATAAAATTGACCACAAAAACATGAATACAGAGGTTGATTTTATGACAGGATGGATGGCTTCTACTGAGAATCTGGCGGTAGCCATATGGAAAGAACTGAAAGATCCGGTCAACAGGCTGGGAATAAATCTTCACTGCATAAAAGTAAAGGAGACAGAAAACAATTTTGTTGAATATTATGGGAAATAA